The Pseudomonas asiatica genome has a segment encoding these proteins:
- a CDS encoding AEC family transporter gives MLHLLLTTLLPIILLIALGTFLRLRGFLADNFWPGAERLSYYVLLPSLFLHGLATANLDGVPVLGMVGVLMLSTLAGAVLLVLYQGAMNHDGADFTSVFQGGIRFNNYIGATLAAGIYGSAGIALAAVANAAIVPLVNLLCVLVFARFSARHSSPATVLRAIFANPLIVGCAGGLLLRASGLGLPAGIEPTVKALGQAALPLGLLCVGAALGGARLGQQVRPLMAASAFKFLVMPLTTWGLCRLLGLGGQAAVVAVLFQALPTASSSYVMARQMGGNAPLMATIIALQTVLAAGTLPLVLMLALG, from the coding sequence ATGCTCCACCTGCTGCTGACTACCCTGCTGCCGATCATCCTGCTGATTGCCCTGGGCACTTTCCTGCGCCTGCGCGGCTTCCTCGCCGATAACTTCTGGCCCGGCGCCGAGCGCCTGAGCTATTACGTACTGTTGCCGTCGCTGTTTCTCCATGGCCTTGCCACCGCCAACCTCGATGGCGTGCCGGTGCTGGGCATGGTCGGCGTGCTGATGCTCTCGACCCTGGCCGGGGCCGTGCTGCTGGTGCTGTACCAGGGCGCAATGAACCACGACGGTGCCGACTTCACCTCGGTGTTCCAAGGCGGCATCCGCTTCAACAACTACATCGGCGCCACCCTTGCAGCGGGTATCTACGGCAGCGCCGGCATCGCCCTGGCGGCGGTGGCCAACGCCGCCATCGTGCCACTGGTCAACCTGCTTTGCGTGCTGGTGTTCGCCCGCTTCAGCGCCCGCCATAGCTCACCGGCCACAGTGCTGCGGGCCATCTTCGCCAACCCCTTGATCGTCGGTTGCGCCGGCGGGTTGCTGCTGCGCGCCAGCGGGCTGGGCCTGCCAGCGGGTATCGAACCCACGGTCAAGGCCCTGGGCCAGGCCGCCCTGCCGCTGGGCCTGCTGTGCGTCGGCGCAGCCCTGGGTGGTGCCCGCCTGGGCCAGCAGGTGCGCCCGCTGATGGCGGCGTCGGCATTCAAGTTCCTGGTCATGCCGCTGACCACCTGGGGCTTGTGCCGCCTGCTTGGCCTGGGTGGCCAGGCAGCGGTGGTGGCGGTGCTGTTCCAGGCACTGCCGACTGCGTCATCTTCCTATGTAATGGCCCGGCAAATGGGCGGTAACGCACCGTTGATGGCCACCATCATCGCCCTGCAGACCGTGTTGGCCGCCGGCACCCTGCCTTTGGTGCTGATGCTCGCGCTTGGCTAG
- a CDS encoding cell wall hydrolase, producing the protein MRLSWMVIGLVSALLAGPLHAADPAKAAVAEDKAEVLEEKVVNDTPPPKKAETLTPGEAQAVDPAGQAPLDDSITCLARTIYWEAKGADAEDMAAVANVVLNRLGHDGFPDTICGVVKQGVESKACQFSWWCDGRPDQVEEAQRYGIAKEIARKALNQQLKDRTGGALYFHDRNVRPDWAKAYRRTAQTRHFLFYKPNQAVAR; encoded by the coding sequence ATGCGCCTTTCGTGGATGGTGATCGGCCTGGTTTCGGCCCTGCTCGCAGGCCCCTTGCACGCGGCCGACCCGGCCAAGGCTGCCGTCGCAGAGGACAAGGCCGAGGTGCTCGAGGAAAAAGTGGTGAATGACACACCACCCCCGAAAAAGGCCGAAACCCTCACGCCGGGCGAAGCACAGGCAGTGGACCCGGCCGGCCAGGCGCCACTGGATGACAGCATCACCTGCCTGGCCCGCACCATCTACTGGGAGGCCAAGGGTGCGGACGCCGAAGACATGGCCGCCGTGGCCAACGTCGTGCTCAACCGCCTGGGCCACGATGGCTTCCCGGATACCATCTGCGGCGTGGTCAAGCAGGGTGTGGAAAGCAAGGCCTGCCAGTTCTCCTGGTGGTGCGACGGGCGCCCGGACCAGGTCGAAGAAGCGCAACGCTACGGCATTGCCAAGGAAATCGCGCGCAAGGCGCTCAACCAGCAGTTGAAAGACCGCACCGGGGGTGCCTTGTACTTCCATGACCGCAATGTGCGCCCGGACTGGGCCAAAGCCTACCGCCGGACGGCGCAGACCCGGCATTTTCTGTTCTACAAACCGAACCAGGCGGTGGCGCGCTGA
- a CDS encoding CAP domain-containing protein, whose amino-acid sequence MRVLSSVAALSLGLVVSAGALAATGEEAQLIDSINVYRSKAQPCGGEASLELPPLNSDTRLALSPEGTRDLQQAMTRAAYPMVNVQAISLSGPRDARAAMHAIEESFCQVVLDPQFVDIGVSQEGRDWRIVLARPLLSGRLGDWQAEGQKVLQEINAARKVPRQCGGQPFAAAPALSWSTVLAGVAANHTRAMANQNFFDHIDKDGRTPGDRAELAGYLYQQIGENIAAGRDTARKVVDGWLDSPGHCATLMNPDFRELGAAYAVDPKSDAGIYWTGLFGTPQ is encoded by the coding sequence ATGCGCGTCCTGTCATCCGTTGCCGCCTTGTCGCTGGGCCTGGTCGTTTCGGCCGGGGCACTGGCTGCCACCGGCGAAGAGGCGCAACTGATCGATTCGATCAATGTCTACCGCAGCAAGGCCCAGCCCTGCGGTGGCGAAGCGTCGTTGGAGCTGCCGCCGCTCAACAGCGATACCCGCCTGGCGCTGTCGCCAGAGGGTACTCGCGACCTGCAGCAGGCCATGACCCGCGCCGCCTACCCGATGGTCAATGTGCAGGCCATCAGCCTGTCGGGGCCGCGTGATGCGCGCGCTGCCATGCACGCCATCGAAGAGAGCTTCTGCCAGGTGGTGCTCGACCCGCAGTTCGTCGATATCGGCGTCAGCCAGGAAGGCCGCGACTGGCGCATCGTGCTGGCCCGGCCGCTGCTCAGTGGCCGCCTGGGCGACTGGCAGGCCGAGGGGCAGAAGGTGCTGCAGGAGATCAATGCCGCGCGCAAGGTGCCGCGCCAATGCGGTGGCCAGCCCTTCGCCGCCGCCCCCGCGCTGAGCTGGAGCACGGTGCTGGCCGGGGTTGCCGCCAACCACACCCGGGCCATGGCCAACCAGAACTTCTTCGACCACATCGACAAGGATGGCCGCACCCCCGGTGACCGGGCAGAGCTGGCCGGCTACCTGTACCAGCAGATCGGCGAAAACATCGCCGCCGGGCGTGACACCGCGCGCAAGGTGGTCGATGGCTGGCTGGATAGCCCGGGGCATTGCGCGACGCTGATGAACCCGGACTTCCGCGAGCTGGGCGCTGCGTATGCAGTGGACCCGAAGAGTGACGCGGGGATTTACTGGACGGGGTTGTTCGGGACGCCGCAGTAA
- a CDS encoding GlxA family transcriptional regulator codes for MLPDIRLLILPLPDFALLPFGAFLDKLRFSADDEDYSQQRYCSWTVAGLTLDPVPSSSGAVVQVEAVAGQLELASFDYLVVFGGRNAMATAALAPRYRTLLRQAGKAGVKLVGVDNGAFLLAACGLLQGHKVVVHWRHEAEFRAAFPHLQVLSEQLYCIDGSRITCAGGTAAIDLAVALLSRACGRARALKGLADMLVDETRDSRHALRSLELGAGQGRQVQRAQALMRHHLGTPLTVEQLAAELGISRRQLDRQFHASHGMSAKAWWLEMRLQQARWRLLNSSHSLAQIADEVGLGDASHLGKCVRRRFGCTALELRCHVEN; via the coding sequence ATGCTGCCCGATATCCGCTTGCTGATCTTGCCGTTACCGGATTTTGCCCTGCTGCCGTTCGGCGCCTTTCTCGACAAGTTGCGGTTCAGCGCCGACGACGAGGACTACAGCCAGCAGCGCTACTGCAGCTGGACCGTGGCAGGGCTGACCCTCGACCCGGTGCCGTCGAGCAGCGGCGCGGTGGTGCAGGTCGAGGCCGTCGCTGGCCAGCTCGAGCTGGCCAGTTTCGACTACCTGGTGGTGTTCGGCGGGCGCAACGCCATGGCCACTGCCGCGCTGGCGCCTCGCTACCGGACCTTGCTCAGGCAGGCCGGCAAGGCTGGCGTCAAGCTGGTGGGGGTCGACAACGGTGCTTTCCTGTTGGCCGCCTGCGGGTTGCTGCAGGGGCACAAGGTAGTGGTGCACTGGCGCCACGAAGCCGAATTTCGTGCGGCCTTCCCGCATTTGCAGGTGCTGAGTGAGCAGCTGTATTGCATCGACGGTAGCCGCATCACCTGCGCCGGCGGTACCGCGGCCATCGACCTGGCCGTCGCGCTGTTGTCACGCGCCTGCGGGCGGGCCCGGGCGCTCAAGGGCCTGGCCGACATGTTGGTGGATGAAACCCGCGATAGCCGCCATGCCTTGCGCTCGCTGGAGCTGGGGGCGGGGCAGGGGCGGCAGGTGCAGCGTGCGCAGGCGTTGATGCGTCATCACCTGGGGACGCCGTTGACGGTGGAGCAGCTGGCGGCGGAGCTGGGCATCAGCCGGCGCCAGCTGGACCGGCAGTTTCACGCCAGCCACGGCATGAGCGCCAAGGCCTGGTGGCTGGAGATGCGCCTGCAACAGGCGCGCTGGCGCTTGCTCAATTCCAGCCACAGCCTGGCGCAGATTGCCGATGAAGTGGGCCTGGGCGATGCCAGTCACCTGGGCAAGTGCGTGCGGCGACGGTTTGGTTGCACGGCCCTTGAACTGCGCTGTCACGTAGAGAACTGA
- a CDS encoding LysE family translocator, with amino-acid sequence MALDTWLIYLLASIGLSLTPGPNSLLALTHGALYGARRTLFTIVGGVFGFSALIALAMFGLSALLQASASVLSVLKWVGGAYLIWLGIQLWRSPGLHLELTAQSARLGNADLFRQGLLSAMANPKVLLFYGAFLPQFIDPQRGLLLQFVVMAATFASVEFLVEYLLARLAFRIRPWLAKGGKGFNRCCGSLFALIGVALPLGR; translated from the coding sequence ATGGCACTCGACACCTGGCTCATCTACCTGCTGGCCAGCATCGGCCTGTCGCTGACCCCAGGCCCCAACAGCCTGCTGGCCCTGACCCACGGCGCCCTGTATGGCGCACGCCGGACGTTGTTCACCATCGTCGGCGGGGTGTTTGGCTTCAGCGCCCTGATCGCCCTGGCCATGTTTGGCCTCAGCGCATTGCTGCAGGCCTCGGCCTCGGTGCTGAGCGTGCTCAAGTGGGTGGGTGGCGCCTATCTGATCTGGCTGGGTATCCAGCTGTGGCGCAGCCCGGGTCTGCACCTGGAACTGACCGCGCAAAGCGCGCGGCTGGGCAATGCCGACCTGTTCCGACAGGGCCTGCTGTCGGCCATGGCCAACCCCAAGGTGCTGCTGTTCTACGGCGCTTTCCTGCCGCAGTTCATCGACCCGCAGCGCGGGTTGCTGCTGCAGTTCGTGGTGATGGCGGCAACCTTTGCCAGCGTCGAGTTCCTGGTCGAATACCTGTTGGCACGCCTGGCGTTTCGCATCCGGCCATGGCTGGCCAAGGGTGGCAAGGGCTTCAACCGCTGCTGCGGCAGCCTGTTTGCCTTGATTGGTGTGGCGTTGCCGCTTGGGCGGTAA
- a CDS encoding MFS transporter, whose amino-acid sequence MNPSLAAAQPAVTGLSRALVALLAFCCGAIVANIYYAQPIVGLIAPDLGLSTEHASLIVSLTQLGYALGLLLLVPLADLLENRRLMVATAVLACVSLLLAGTSSSGQGQLFLGYALLIGFSSVAVQMLIPLAAHLAPEQQRGRVVGNIMGGLLLGILLARPLSSLVADYFGWRAVFIGAAGVMLAIILLLALTLPRRVPEHKASYAGLMLSLLTLLRRYPLLRQRSLYQALMFAAFSLYWTAVPMALATEHGLSQSQIAVFALVGAVGAVAAPMAGRLADAGHARAGSLLALLLAPAALLLGLTVPGYSVIGLGLTGVLLDFAVQMNMVIGQREVYALDPASRGRLNAVYMTSIFLGGALGSAVASAVFSQFGWQGVALVGAGLPGVALLIFLAKARRG is encoded by the coding sequence ATGAATCCCTCCCTTGCCGCCGCGCAGCCTGCAGTCACCGGCCTCAGCCGGGCCCTGGTCGCCCTGCTGGCGTTCTGCTGCGGCGCGATCGTCGCCAATATCTACTATGCCCAACCCATCGTCGGCCTGATCGCCCCGGACCTGGGGCTGTCCACCGAGCATGCCAGCCTGATCGTTTCGCTCACGCAATTGGGCTATGCCTTGGGCCTGCTGTTGCTGGTACCGCTGGCCGACCTGTTGGAAAACCGCCGCTTGATGGTGGCCACCGCCGTGCTGGCCTGCGTCAGCCTGCTGCTGGCGGGCACCAGCAGCAGCGGCCAGGGCCAGCTGTTCCTCGGCTATGCACTGCTGATCGGTTTCAGTTCCGTGGCGGTGCAGATGCTCATCCCGCTGGCGGCGCACCTCGCGCCGGAGCAGCAGCGCGGGCGGGTGGTCGGCAACATCATGGGCGGCCTGCTGCTGGGTATCCTGCTGGCGCGGCCGTTGTCCAGCCTGGTGGCCGACTACTTCGGCTGGCGTGCGGTGTTCATTGGCGCTGCCGGGGTAATGCTGGCGATCATCCTGCTGCTGGCCCTGACCTTGCCGCGGCGGGTGCCCGAGCACAAGGCCAGCTATGCCGGGCTGATGCTGTCGCTGCTCACGCTGCTGCGCCGTTATCCCTTGCTGCGCCAGCGCTCGCTGTACCAGGCGTTGATGTTCGCGGCGTTCAGCCTTTACTGGACGGCGGTGCCGATGGCCCTGGCAACCGAGCATGGTCTGTCGCAGAGCCAGATCGCGGTATTCGCCCTGGTGGGCGCGGTGGGCGCCGTTGCCGCACCCATGGCCGGCCGCCTGGCCGATGCCGGGCATGCCCGGGCCGGTTCACTGTTGGCGTTGTTGCTGGCGCCGGCGGCACTGTTGCTGGGGCTGACGGTGCCGGGCTACAGCGTGATCGGCCTGGGCCTGACCGGCGTGCTGCTGGATTTTGCGGTGCAGATGAACATGGTCATCGGCCAGCGTGAAGTGTACGCGCTGGACCCGGCCAGCCGCGGGCGGCTGAACGCGGTGTACATGACCAGCATCTTCCTGGGTGGGGCGCTGGGTTCGGCGGTGGCCAGTGCGGTGTTCAGCCAGTTTGGCTGGCAGGGTGTGGCGCTGGTGGGGGCGGGGTTGCCGGGTGTGGCCTTGCTCATCTTCCTGGCCAAAGCGCGCCGGGGTTGA
- a CDS encoding LysR family transcriptional regulator, with product MDKLLAMKMFVATVDAQGFSAAARRLGLATSSVTRLVDALEAALGTTLLNRSTRQVSLTEAGARYYERARGIFEALDEADASVADRGEEPVGVLRLCLPVEFGRRVIAPHLGPFLAQHPALELDIDLSDRLDDLLDGRYDLSIRLGDPSPNDELVCRQLGRFQRWLVASPGYLAGHDALEHPRQLLEHACLRFRYGQKGRPWRLARGQDSLELDVSGPLRSANADMLRETALAGSGIALLADWLVHEDVAAGRLQRLFPDWQASPGAANDSINALYLPNHRGSRRVNAFIDFCENLLQRST from the coding sequence ATGGACAAACTCCTGGCGATGAAGATGTTCGTGGCCACCGTCGATGCCCAGGGCTTTTCTGCCGCTGCACGCCGGCTCGGGCTGGCGACATCGTCGGTGACGCGCCTGGTCGATGCCCTGGAAGCGGCGTTGGGCACCACCTTGCTCAATCGCTCCACCCGCCAGGTCAGCCTGACCGAGGCCGGCGCCCGTTATTACGAGCGCGCGCGGGGTATTTTCGAGGCCCTGGACGAGGCCGATGCCAGTGTCGCCGATCGGGGCGAGGAGCCTGTCGGTGTGCTGCGCCTGTGCTTGCCTGTGGAGTTCGGCAGGCGGGTCATCGCCCCGCACCTGGGGCCGTTTTTGGCGCAACATCCGGCTCTGGAGCTGGACATTGACCTCAGCGACCGCCTGGATGACCTGCTTGACGGGCGCTACGACCTGTCGATCCGCCTGGGCGACCCCTCGCCCAATGACGAGCTGGTATGCCGCCAGCTGGGTCGCTTCCAGCGTTGGCTGGTGGCCAGCCCGGGCTACCTGGCCGGGCATGACGCGCTGGAGCATCCGCGGCAGCTGCTCGAGCACGCCTGCCTGCGCTTTCGCTACGGGCAGAAAGGCCGCCCCTGGCGCCTGGCCCGTGGGCAGGACAGTCTGGAACTGGATGTGAGCGGGCCGTTGCGCAGTGCCAATGCCGACATGCTGCGCGAAACCGCACTGGCGGGGAGCGGTATCGCACTGTTGGCCGATTGGCTGGTGCACGAGGATGTGGCGGCCGGGCGCCTGCAACGCCTGTTCCCCGATTGGCAGGCCAGCCCCGGCGCGGCCAATGACAGCATCAACGCCCTGTACCTGCCCAACCATCGTGGTTCGCGGCGGGTGAATGCCTTCATCGACTTTTGCGAGAATTTGCTGCAGCGCAGCACCTAG
- a CDS encoding cupin has translation MIPTNLLTALPPCDPTSAEWVDQLLSRPGVRVERIVSSGQASPPGFWYDQAEGEWIVLLSGAAGLRFEHESHTRLLAPGDCLDIPPHYRHRVEWTAPGTATIWLAVFYSSGTPWPA, from the coding sequence ATGATCCCGACCAACCTGCTGACCGCCCTGCCCCCTTGCGACCCAACCAGCGCCGAATGGGTCGACCAACTGCTCAGCCGCCCGGGCGTGCGCGTGGAACGTATCGTCTCCAGCGGCCAGGCCAGCCCGCCCGGTTTCTGGTACGACCAGGCCGAAGGCGAATGGATCGTGCTGCTCAGTGGCGCCGCCGGCCTGCGCTTCGAGCACGAGAGCCACACCCGCCTGCTGGCGCCGGGCGATTGCCTGGATATCCCGCCGCATTACCGCCACCGCGTGGAATGGACCGCCCCCGGCACCGCCACCATCTGGCTCGCGGTGTTCTACAGCAGCGGCACTCCGTGGCCGGCTTGA
- a CDS encoding glucose/quinate/shikimate family membrane-bound PQQ-dependent dehydrogenase, giving the protein MKETPRASGATKLILIGLGVIIALLGLLLAAGGVKLAGLGGSWYFLVGGLAMAIAGVLIARRKPAGAWLYAAFLVGTAIWALIDAGLVFWPLFSRLFMFGAIGMVVALVYPLLARANGTSAGRGAYGVAGVMAVLLVIAAGNMFVAHPSVAPTGKGPGMTPVEADKAQKDWAHYGNTEGGSRFAALDQINRDNVNKLKVAWTYHTGDVALSDGNGAEDQLTPLQVGNKVFICTPHNNLIALDADTGKELWKNAINAQSKVWQRCRGMAYFDATAAIAQPTQPNSSPITAASVPAGANCQRRLLTNTIDGRLIAVDADTGEFCQGFGNNGQVDLKAGLGDVPDSYYQLSSAPLMAGTTVVVGGRVADNVQTDMPGGVIRGFDVITGEMRWAFDPGNPEDRQAPQGDSTYVRSTPNSWAPMSYDPAMNTVFLPMGSSSTDIYGVERSKLDHTYGASVLALDATTGNQKWVFQTVHNDLWDFDLPMQPSLIDFTKDDGQSVPAVVIGTKAGQIYVLDRATGKPLTQVDEVPVKPSNIPNEPYSPTQPKSVGMPQIGAQTLTESDMWGATPYDQLLCRIDFKKMRYDGLYTAPGTDLSLSFPGSLGGMNWGSISTDPVHGFIFVNDMRLGLWIQMIPSQNKGGAASGGEALNTGMGAVPLKGTPYAVNKNRFLSVAGIPCQAPPFGTLTAIDMKTRQVAWQVPVGTVEDTGPLGIRMHLPIKIGLPTLGGTLSTQGGLVFIAGTQDFYLRAYDSSNGNEIWKARLPVGSQGGPMTYVSPKTGKQYVVITAGGARQSTDRGDYVISYALP; this is encoded by the coding sequence ATGAAAGAAACACCGCGCGCCTCTGGCGCCACAAAACTCATCCTGATCGGCCTGGGCGTGATCATCGCCCTGCTCGGCCTCCTCCTGGCTGCGGGCGGCGTCAAGCTGGCCGGCCTGGGCGGTTCCTGGTACTTCCTGGTCGGCGGCCTGGCCATGGCCATCGCCGGCGTCCTCATCGCTCGCCGCAAACCGGCTGGCGCCTGGCTGTACGCAGCGTTCCTGGTCGGCACTGCCATCTGGGCGCTGATCGACGCTGGCCTGGTGTTCTGGCCGCTGTTCTCGCGCCTGTTCATGTTCGGCGCAATCGGCATGGTGGTGGCGCTGGTCTACCCACTGCTGGCCCGTGCCAATGGCACCAGCGCCGGCCGCGGTGCCTATGGCGTTGCCGGGGTGATGGCCGTGCTGCTGGTGATCGCCGCCGGCAACATGTTCGTCGCCCACCCAAGCGTCGCCCCCACCGGCAAAGGCCCGGGCATGACCCCGGTCGAGGCCGACAAGGCGCAGAAGGACTGGGCCCACTACGGCAACACCGAAGGTGGCAGCCGCTTCGCCGCGCTGGACCAGATCAACCGCGACAACGTCAACAAGCTGAAAGTGGCCTGGACCTACCACACCGGTGACGTGGCGCTCAGCGACGGCAACGGTGCCGAAGACCAGCTGACCCCGCTGCAGGTCGGCAACAAGGTGTTCATCTGCACCCCGCACAACAACCTGATCGCCCTCGATGCCGACACCGGCAAAGAGCTGTGGAAGAACGCGATCAACGCCCAGTCCAAGGTCTGGCAGCGTTGCCGTGGCATGGCCTACTTCGACGCCACTGCCGCCATCGCCCAGCCGACCCAGCCGAACAGCTCGCCAATCACTGCGGCCAGCGTACCGGCCGGTGCCAACTGCCAGCGTCGCCTGCTGACCAACACCATCGATGGCCGCCTGATTGCCGTCGACGCCGACACCGGCGAGTTCTGCCAGGGCTTCGGCAACAACGGCCAGGTCGACCTCAAGGCCGGCCTGGGCGATGTGCCGGACTCCTACTACCAGCTGTCCTCGGCCCCACTGATGGCCGGTACCACCGTGGTGGTCGGCGGCCGCGTCGCCGACAACGTCCAGACCGACATGCCAGGCGGCGTGATCCGTGGTTTCGACGTGATCACGGGTGAAATGCGCTGGGCCTTCGACCCCGGAAACCCGGAAGATCGCCAGGCGCCGCAGGGCGACAGCACCTATGTGCGCAGCACCCCCAACAGCTGGGCCCCGATGTCCTACGACCCGGCGATGAATACCGTGTTCCTGCCGATGGGCTCGTCGTCCACCGACATCTACGGTGTCGAACGCAGCAAGCTGGACCACACCTATGGCGCTTCGGTACTGGCCCTGGACGCCACCACCGGCAACCAGAAGTGGGTGTTCCAGACCGTGCACAACGACCTGTGGGACTTCGACCTGCCGATGCAGCCGAGCCTGATCGATTTCACCAAGGACGACGGCCAGTCGGTCCCTGCAGTGGTAATCGGCACCAAGGCCGGGCAGATCTACGTGCTCGACCGCGCCACCGGCAAGCCGCTGACCCAGGTCGACGAAGTACCGGTCAAGCCAAGCAACATCCCCAACGAGCCGTACTCGCCAACCCAGCCGAAGTCGGTGGGCATGCCACAGATCGGCGCGCAGACCCTGACCGAATCGGACATGTGGGGCGCAACCCCGTACGACCAGCTGCTGTGCCGCATCGACTTCAAGAAAATGCGCTACGACGGCCTGTACACCGCGCCGGGCACCGACCTGTCGCTGAGCTTCCCGGGTTCGCTGGGTGGCATGAACTGGGGCAGCATTTCCACCGACCCGGTACATGGTTTCATCTTCGTCAACGACATGCGCCTGGGCCTGTGGATCCAGATGATCCCGTCGCAGAACAAGGGCGGCGCCGCTTCCGGTGGCGAAGCGCTGAACACCGGCATGGGCGCAGTACCGCTCAAGGGCACCCCGTATGCGGTGAACAAGAACCGCTTCCTGTCGGTGGCCGGCATCCCGTGCCAGGCGCCGCCATTCGGCACCCTGACCGCCATCGACATGAAGACCCGCCAGGTGGCGTGGCAGGTACCGGTGGGTACCGTCGAGGACACCGGCCCGCTGGGCATCCGCATGCACCTGCCGATCAAGATCGGCCTGCCGACCCTGGGCGGCACCCTGTCGACCCAGGGTGGCCTGGTGTTCATCGCCGGCACCCAGGACTTCTACCTGCGCGCCTACGACAGCAGCAACGGCAACGAAATCTGGAAGGCTCGCCTGCCAGTGGGCAGCCAGGGCGGCCCGATGACCTACGTCTCGCCGAAGACCGGCAAGCAGTACGTGGTGATCACGGCTGGCGGGGCGCGCCAGTCGACTGACCGTGGCGACTACGTGATTTCTTACGCCTTGCCGTAA
- a CDS encoding carbohydrate porin has product MPSAIRITPTLLLALASSTALADGDLMTRSTLTGDWGGLRHQLEEDGVKFTGDYSGETAYNAHGGLHRSARYSQNLKLGVQFDLSKLYGLDNGGKVQLTINDRRGNSASEDLVGNRLPIQENFGGLYTRLTELSYERTLFTPALNVKLGYMAMGNDLGGLDSGILCNFMNAGFCGHPLNMSGGSGWTNYPNAHLGVRVKYDLSPSWQLRVAAFNVDPESNGNSSRAWHLGPKHTTGTVVPVELVYKLQGELPGEYKLGYYYDSSDVKRIGSDEEVSGRGGHYLLVDQAVWNDQGLPGRSLHAFGQYSASSKAASPFTKWYGAGVVLYKPFAGRPKDTVALGYGRAVPNPRSRDVLEDAAFNAGQQFPDIDSAEQLVELSYGYQATPWLNLRPDVQYIIEPGAFSGKDIDNALVVGLQVKATF; this is encoded by the coding sequence ATGCCATCCGCAATTCGCATCACCCCCACCCTGCTGCTGGCCCTGGCCAGCAGCACCGCCCTGGCCGACGGCGACCTGATGACCCGCAGCACCCTGACCGGTGACTGGGGCGGCCTGCGTCACCAGCTGGAAGAAGACGGCGTCAAGTTCACCGGCGACTACAGCGGCGAAACCGCCTACAACGCCCACGGTGGCCTGCACCGCTCGGCGCGCTACTCGCAAAACCTGAAACTGGGCGTGCAGTTCGACCTGTCGAAACTGTATGGCCTGGACAACGGCGGCAAGGTCCAGCTGACCATCAACGACCGCCGCGGCAACAGCGCCTCGGAAGACCTGGTGGGCAACCGCCTGCCGATCCAGGAAAACTTCGGCGGCCTGTACACCCGCCTGACCGAACTGAGCTACGAGCGTACCCTGTTCACCCCGGCACTCAACGTCAAGCTCGGCTACATGGCCATGGGCAACGACCTCGGCGGCCTGGACAGTGGCATCCTGTGCAACTTCATGAACGCCGGCTTCTGCGGCCACCCGCTGAACATGTCTGGCGGCAGTGGCTGGACCAATTACCCCAATGCCCACCTGGGCGTGCGGGTGAAGTACGACCTGTCGCCGTCCTGGCAGCTGCGTGTGGCGGCGTTCAACGTCGACCCGGAAAGCAACGGCAACTCCAGCCGCGCCTGGCACCTGGGCCCCAAGCACACCACCGGCACCGTGGTACCAGTAGAGCTGGTGTACAAGCTGCAGGGCGAGCTGCCTGGCGAGTACAAACTGGGCTACTACTACGACAGCTCCGATGTGAAGCGCATCGGCAGCGACGAGGAAGTGTCCGGCCGTGGCGGCCACTATCTGCTGGTCGACCAGGCCGTGTGGAACGACCAGGGCTTGCCGGGCCGCAGCCTGCATGCCTTCGGTCAGTACTCGGCGTCGAGCAAGGCCGCCTCGCCGTTCACCAAGTGGTATGGCGCCGGCGTGGTGCTGTACAAGCCGTTCGCAGGCCGCCCGAAGGATACCGTGGCGCTGGGCTATGGCCGTGCCGTGCCCAACCCGCGTAGCCGCGACGTGCTGGAAGATGCCGCGTTCAATGCCGGGCAGCAGTTCCCCGATATCGACAGCGCCGAGCAACTGGTCGAGCTGAGCTATGGCTACCAGGCCACGCCGTGGCTGAACCTGCGCCCGGATGTGCAGTACATCATCGAGCCGGGCGCGTTCTCCGGGAAGGACATCGACAACGCGCTGGTGGTTGGCCTGCAGGTCAAGGCTACCTTCTGA